The Melanotaenia boesemani isolate fMelBoe1 chromosome 11, fMelBoe1.pri, whole genome shotgun sequence genome includes the window tgttgtcttatTTTTGTCTCCATTTCTCTTTAAACTATAAATCCAGTTGTTTTCAACATAAACCATCCAAGagcatgaaaaaaaagcaatgcaCTGGGTTTTCTATCTAGGTTTCAACTCTATTTCTGCAGGGATAACAGCTTTTGTATGGACTATGAACTTCTGTATTACTTCCAGACCATGCTTCTCTATTCTTACCAGATCCCACGAGCATCAGGCCAATCTCTGGCCATCCCAGCTGCAGTAAGCAGAGGTGACACAGGTTTATCAAACAGGAAGTGCTCCTGATTGGCAAGTAAAGGGAGACAGGAACAGTATGGACATGAGTCTTCAACAACAGGACAGAAACCAGCCTTGTttctgtgtatgtatgcatgcataaGTAAGAACAATCGTGTACTGACATCaataagctgctgctgctccctcTCACTCATCTCCCCTAGGCTGTAATATCGTCCAGAGAGGTCTCCCTTCAGGCCGGACAAAGCTGTCACAACCACACGCTCTACTTCACGGCGCTCAGAGCGTGAGCATGCAGGAGGAAGACTCAGCCCACGGATGCTGCGGCCGGTACGCACACGAGATGACAGTACATAACGCTCATCGAACATTCCTGAGGTAATCTGAGATGAGAAAACACTGGGTTAATGAATGTAGGGATTTATACAgtgtgataaaaacaagaagcagGTGAATCATAGGCATAACCTTGGAAGCATCCAGGTCAGTGGGATGCTTCATTGTGCGAGGATCATAGCCGTTGTGTCTGTCCTTGATAACAGGGTCAAAGAGCTCAGAAAACAcctgacaggaaaaaaaaatgtcaagcactttattttaacttcttttcaACTGAAGACTCAAAAATTTAGCTTGAAAGAAACTCTAACCTCGTAACTCTCCTCATCTCCAGCAACCATTCCCACAGTTTTGATGAAGGGGTGTCCAGGGTTGTCTACCCCAGTTTGGATGCACTGGTCCAGAGTCCAGTCATTGGGTGTTACCTTGTCCCTCAAGCGTGCATAAATGGTTGGGGTCAGGGCTGATGCCATGCAGTTGTTGTGCTTCCTCAGGTCAGGGAAATCTGCACTGTAAAAGGTTATAAGAGCTAACTTGGATGTTCATAGTCTCATGGCGTATGACTTATATGTTGCTCTAGGTCATAGTGGGTTAAGATATAAatagtctaaaaaaaaaaaaaaaaaaaatcctgctgcTTCACTTTGGgactaaagacacacacatttacatatgtACCTGGGGGGGTAGAGTCTCTTCCTCTCAGCAGCAGCGGTGCTGTCAGTGAGGAGGTAGCCAGAGGCCAGGGTGCCAGCTCCCATGGCCATCATCACTGCCGTATTACGGCCAGAAATCATGCGGGTGAAAGAGTTTGCCATAGTTTCAGGTTCTGGTTATTACCTGGCAGAGGGTCAGAGGGCAAAGGTTACTCTCCAAATACATTACTTGTTTGACTTATAAccccagaaaaataaaatcacaatgttcaGCCTGTTAGTGTTGACTTGATGTGATGATTTGCTTCTGGGGAATGTGTTTGAGTTAAATTGAATCATATTATATTCATTCTACTAATGGTTGATTTTTAACCTAATTTGAGTGTTATAAATGTCAGGCtcatctttgtgtttatttgcacAACTTTGTGGCACACTGAGGTACAGGCTTAACTTAGCCTGAACTTTACCTACATCCTTTGTAAAGGTCACAGATGGCATTCGGAAGAAGCTGATAATTGGGAATTAGACTGTTACACCAGACAGAGCACAAGCACATAGAGGAAACAGACTGTATCTGCAGACTGTTTGCTGTACAGCTCTATGGCTATGTGGCAAGAACAATAATTGTGCTTTTTTGTACTGCAGTAATTAATACATTCTGGAGGTTATACTGTAGAGTAAAAAAATTGTCAAAATTAATATCTGAGGGGAAACAAACTGAAGATGGCAACATACTTAAGTTTCCATGGCACGCATCTACTCAGGTACATACTTAGACAAAACTACTAATTGCATTAAGCTATCAAATGCTTAAGTAACAGATACACCTGCAGTCTGCAGGAGGAGATTATTCTGGAACCAGAAGCAAGCATTCTGATTGGTCATCCTGAAAGGGTCACCAGATCAGCTGATTGTGATTGGATGCTGAGGGAGGCACTGCCGTATTAGCATGCCTTTGATCCTTATAAAACCTGTCAGGTACTGTCAAAAATGACAGTTACACTAAGCACATGAAAAGACAGTTGCCACCCATTCTAGCTTTAcacttattttaatattaaaactacaacatgaaaatatataaagaaatggaTGTGATGTCACTTTGCCTCTTTAAACATAACATCTGAATCTATTTATGTGTCAAAGTCATCCCTTATAATTAAACAGTCTTAATTATTGGTGGGTGACATGTCAGCTTAGAACTGgataaatcaaattaatcaatcaaattttattttttaaagcactttacaacaacactagttgatcaaagtgctgaacagagatagaaacaagaaaaaaaaaacatactataCTTAAAAATTTTGGTATCAGTCCTGGACAGCAAAAACAACCCTTCCTGAAGAAGTCAACTGAGCTTACATGGGACAAGAGGGAAGAAAGTAGAAATAGTGACTGGGCAGGTGATGAGGAGGAGTCAAATAGATACTGGATGAGAGACTGAAAATCTACTCTAAGTGGTAGGTTTTTAACAATGTGGATGACTTGTGATGGGAAAACTGGGAAAAACCTTGAATGTTTGCTACAGAACCCCATAAGACCTGAGAAGAAGGAACAAGATAACTGATTGCATTACATAAAGGTCAGGGACAGGATGAAGGAACAATGGCTTCTTTAACCCTTTAGCATTCCAGTGGGTCACAGGTGGGATGCTTTGGGTGTTCCTGCAAGATTGCAGGAATGCCAGGGGGTTAAAGAGATTGTAAAAAGTGGGATTAGTGGGATTTTCATCACAGACTTGAAGATTACAAGactggggaaaagaaaaaaaggaggggcGTCTGCACCCTGCAACCCTGTTGAAATTTAGAAAGTATTGTCAAATGTGTTGTTTGAATTTAGTTGGATTGATCCATTTTGAAACAAAATTATGAAAGTTTGATTACAGGACTTTGGTGCTGGAGACACACTTTTAGGTTTAAGAGTGAAATTAAGAGAATAGCAGTTGACAGATCACTGGTACCTTTAAATAGCAAGTAGCTTAAGAGGCTCCTGTACAGCTGGTTGACATAAAAGCCATAAAATGTGCTggaaaatattttactaataaGACATTACAATAAGATGCTTACCAGCTGATTGAAGACTGAGGTGTTATGTTGCGTGCATAAAAGCTACAAAGCTGTTgctattctgggattaaaatgttttaatcctAGACAGCTCCATAGGCATATTTTTAGAATCATTATAATTGTAAATGAAACTGATGCTTCCATATTGAGCAGgtgatgattaaataaaaacgaAGCCTGCACCTAAGAGATAGTTCATTTCTTGAAGAGAAGTGTGTATGATCAGCAGGCAGGAAATAGATGAGGAAATGACTTCcaaagtaaaagataaaaagttcAGATGGTGACTTCATCACTTACCTCAGGGTAGCTGAAGTGTAGAGGGCTGGTGAGTTTCCTGCAGATCAGTACAGAAAGGTTCGATCTGCAAACAAGGGCAGACTGAAGTACAGGGAGGAGATCAGAGGGAGATGGGGCCAGTAGCTCAGGATTAGCCTCTCACTGGTCAACAGACAGAAAATCCTCTTTTCTCTGTCAGTCATAATGTCTGCCTTCCTCTTCTCCTAACTCAGAATCCTGGAAACTTTTCCTATTTTTGTGACAATATCCACTAAAGATGACTTTAGAGGAATGGCATAATTTAAAAGTCCAGATCTAAACATGTTTAGAACATGTCCCtaaacatgttctgttttttccttttttatgcaAAAGTTTAACTTTGAAAATATTCTGTTAAGTATATTTAGACTAAACAAAATGACAGTCAGCATCAACTTGTCTgtgcacacaaataaacaatGCTGAGAATTGGTCAAATCCCTCAAAAT containing:
- the LOC121648942 gene encoding creatine kinase U-type, mitochondrial-like, which translates into the protein MANSFTRMISGRNTAVMMAMGAGTLASGYLLTDSTAAAERKRLYPPSADFPDLRKHNNCMASALTPTIYARLRDKVTPNDWTLDQCIQTGVDNPGHPFIKTVGMVAGDEESYEVFSELFDPVIKDRHNGYDPRTMKHPTDLDASKITSGMFDERYVLSSRVRTGRSIRGLSLPPACSRSERREVERVVVTALSGLKGDLSGRYYSLGEMSEREQQQLIDEHFLFDKPVSPLLTAAGMARDWPDARGIWHNNEKNFLIWINEEDHTRVISMEKGGNMKRVFERFCRGLKQVEHLIHERGWEFMWNERLGYILTCPSNLGTGLRAGVHIRLPLLAKDPRFKKVLENLRLQKRGTGGVDTAATGDTFDISNLDRLGRSEVELVQLVVDGVNYLIECEKRLERGQDIKIPAPISQFRK